AACGCTTTGCCAAAACTGGTTTTTACTGCATGCTGACTGCAGGAGAGATTGCTAATTTCTCTACCGGCAGTATCAATTGAGACCTCTATTGAGAGTGCTACTTGTGGATCAAACCCTGCCAAAAGCCTCGGTGGCGTTATGCGCGAGGCATCGGGCACTATGTTAGTGTCCATCTCCACGCCATAACCATTTGCACCAGTGACATCGTGACCAGGCACATAGCGCGGTGCTACAACGGTAGGTAGACGCAAGGCAGTGGTACCATCGCTATAAAGAGGCAGATATTCGACATAGACAAAGTCGATTTCGATAGTCTCGCCTGCTTCGATATTGCCCACAGTAATCGTAAACACATCGTCGCGATCTTGCTCAATAAGCGAGGCTCTATGCTGATTAGCGATAGCGGCATCATAATCTGCGCGGGCTTCTTCACGCTCCTTGACCAAGCCTGCAATCTTGCGATTGCCCACAGTCATTTCACACTTGACGACACTGGCACCGCACGAGAGCGGGAAGATATAAATGACTTCAAGTAATTGAGCAGTATCATTGACAAACTTTTGTTTGATATTGACTGTAGCCGCTCTTTCTGTGCAATTTGCTTGAATGGAAACGCCTGCCAGTGGTAGTTTGCGATTACCTTGACCTTTTACAAGGATCTCGCCCAGCGACTTAATTTTGGATCTAACTTCGGTGAGATCTATGATTTCTGGCTCAGCACCTAAATTTGACATCAATCCTCCTGGTCTCAAAGACCCAATTTAATCCAGAGATTCCAAAGCGGCTTCGATTTTTTTGAGCAAACTGGCTTTATCGCTCTGGTCAAAACCTTCTTGCACCATGAGCCTTAAGCCAGGCTCGACAATGATTTCTCGCCATTTAATGACGACCGGTGCACTGGCGCGGCGAGCAGCCAGGCCATTTGCCACCGACATAAACAGGGCTTCCAGCTCATCATCGGTCAGTCCATATAGCTTGGACTGTATTTGAGCTAAGGGCATCGATAGGGCTTGCAGACTCTTAATAGCTAAAAGCTGCAAGACATGACGTTTATTGTAGCGGGCCTGACGGCCCTCCATCCTCGGTCTATCAAGCAGACCCAGTGTGGAGTAATAACGCGTGGTCCGAGCATCAGGCAAAGACGATACTCGATTGTCATTTTGATTCAGATCACTTTCTTCCAGCAAAGCAGCTACTTGCATAGCAAGCTCTTCAAGGCTCAGTGATTGAGGCAAAATCTTCATAACAGTATTATCAGCGATTACTGTAATACTGTCAACGTTGTCACTTTACAATTCGACGATGCTTAAAAGGCTGACCGGCGCTATAGGGTGCCACGCCATGTCCCTGACCGCAAAGGCGGTACTTATATGTGAGCAGCCCTTCCAGCCCAACTGGTCCCCGTGGCGCTAGATGCCCGGTACTAATACCGACTTCGGCGCCAAAGCCATAACGGAAGCCATCGGCAAAACGAGTGGAGGCATTGAGATAGATAGAGGCAGACTTGAGCTGAGCAAAAAAACGCTGCCAGCAATTGTCGTCTTCGGTGACAATACTGTCAGTGTGGTCTGAACCGTACTTATATATATGATCGATAGCATCTTCCAGGCTATCCACTTCTTTTACTGACATAGTAAGGGCCGAATACTCAGTGGCAAAGTCTGCAAGACTAGCTGCCTTAGCCTCTATACCAGCGGACTGACAAAGCTCAAGAGTACGGGGGCAGACTCTCAGCTCCACAGCGTTATCTCTCAGCGCCTTAAGTAGTTGGACTTTTGTGATCTCACTTAAATCTTTGTGCCAGAGCAAAGTCTCAGCTGCATTGCAGGCAGCCGGATAGGTAATTTTGCTATCGACCACAACATTGCAAGCTTTATCAGGGTCAGCACTTTTGTCCACATAAACATGACAGATACCCTCGGCATGACCTAGTACTGGTATCTGTGTATTGGACTGGATATAACTGACCAAACTATTTGAGCCTCTAGGGATAATCAAATCCACTTTGCCAGTGGCGCCAAGCAATAGCTCCACATCACTGCGCTCACTAAGTAGCCCATAAGACTGTGCCATAGCTGGCAGTACACTACCTATGGCACTGGTAAATATTTCAAATATTACAGTATTGGTGGTGAGGGCTTCACGACCACCTTTGAGCAAGGCACCATTAGCGCTCTTTAGCGCCAGTGCTGCTATTTGAGGCAGGGCGTCAGGTCTTGACTCAAAGATCACAGCAATGACACCAATAGGCACTGTGACACGCTCTAATATCAGTCCGTCGTCTAGCTCAGTTTTGAGATCGATACTACCTATAGGGTCATCCATAGCAATCAAAGTCTCGATGCCCTTTATTACATCGCTCAGTTTGGCTTGATCAAACTTGAGCCGTTTAATCAGGCTGGCTTCGACATTATCGCTTTGTGCTTGCTCCAGATCTTTTTTGTTGGCGCTAAAGATCTCGCTTGAGCGCTTTTGCAATTGCTCGATAAAGGAGCGCAGTGCGCTATTGCGCTCAACTCCACTGGTCATAGCAAGAGTGCGTGTGGCAAGAGCCACGGCATCGATTTTATCTAGTGTATTTTGTTTATTCATGCATCTAAAAAGGCAATATTGTCACGCGTAATAATGGCATCATAATTACGCCCCGCCACACTATCGAGAGCATGGCTGTGCTGACCAAGAGCCTGACGCGCCTCATTACTATTGTAATTGACTATACCCCGGGCAAATTCTTTGCCGTTTGTATCTTCTACTGATACCACATCACCGCGCTCAAACGCTCCTTTGACCTCGGTGATACCAGCAGCCAGTAGACTGGCTTTGCGATTTGTCAGAGCTTCTCTAGCTCCGTCATTAATTACGATAGATGCTTTTACTGTGGTGGCAAAAGCAATCCAGCGCTGCTTACCACTCAGTCCTTTTTTAGGCAAAAACAAAGTACCGAGCTCTTCGCCACTAGCCAGTCGACTGACGACCCGGTCCAATTTGCCACCGGCAATAATGGCCGCACAACCACTCTGGGTGGCAATCTTGGCCGCCGCCAGTTTAGTTTTGATACCACCGCGACCGGGTTTATCCGAGACTACTTTGGACTCTCCCAGTTGTTCGATTTCGGCAGTAAAATTATCCACCAGACTAATTAGCTTGGCATCAGGCAGACGCGGATCAGCGCTGTAGAGACCTTCTACATCGGTGAGGATAATTAGCAAATCAGCGTCCATCTTGCTTGCCACAAGAGCTGACAGTTTGTCGTTATCGCCAAAATTGACTTTGATATCAACTTCGCTTTTTAAAGTTTCCAATTCTGCTGTTGAGACAGTATCGTTTTCGTTGATGATAGGCAGTACTTTTAGCTCAAGCAGTTGCGAAATAGTACTGCGCAAATTGAGATAACGGTGTCTATTACTAAAATCCTCTTCGGTTAAGAGCACCTGGGCTGCCACCACATCTGATTTTTCGAAGGCATCATTGTATAGCCCCATCAGCCGCCCCTGACCAATGGCAGCACAAGCTTGTTTGAGTGGCAAAAGCTTTGGTTTGGCTGTCAGTTTTAAAGCGCGACTACCAAGACCAACAGCACCTGATGTCACCAATAAGACTTCTTTGCCAGATTTAATTAGCCCGGCAATACCTTCGACAAAGCTATAAAAACGACTGAGGGCAATACCACCTTCATCACGCATCAGTACTGCTGTCCCGAGCTTGATCACGATACGATTAGCGCTATTGAATAGTTCTTTTCTGTCCATTTTTTCCTAGCCTGTATTCTGCTTATTTTTAGCCTGTATTCTGCAGACCTTCAGCTACACCATTGATTGTCATAAGCACAGTCTCCAATAGTTTGTCACTGTCTTCTGTGGGACCTTGACTGAGAGAGGCTCTAAGCTCTTTTACCAATTTGACCTGTAAATAACTGAGCGGGTCAACATATGGATTGCGCAAATTAATAGAGTGAGCCAGATAAGGCACCGACTCGAGTAGCTCCTGCTCCTGACAGATAGCCAAAATGATCTGACAACTCTGTTTAAACTCACCCTCAATTATGGGGAAGAACTTTTGCAAAAGCTCTTTGTC
This genomic stretch from Candidatus Obscuribacter sp. harbors:
- a CDS encoding MerR family transcriptional regulator, producing MKILPQSLSLEELAMQVAALLEESDLNQNDNRVSSLPDARTTRYYSTLGLLDRPRMEGRQARYNKRHVLQLLAIKSLQALSMPLAQIQSKLYGLTDDELEALFMSVANGLAARRASAPVVIKWREIIVEPGLRLMVQEGFDQSDKASLLKKIEAALESLD
- a CDS encoding glutamate-5-semialdehyde dehydrogenase, with the protein product MNKQNTLDKIDAVALATRTLAMTSGVERNSALRSFIEQLQKRSSEIFSANKKDLEQAQSDNVEASLIKRLKFDQAKLSDVIKGIETLIAMDDPIGSIDLKTELDDGLILERVTVPIGVIAVIFESRPDALPQIAALALKSANGALLKGGREALTTNTVIFEIFTSAIGSVLPAMAQSYGLLSERSDVELLLGATGKVDLIIPRGSNSLVSYIQSNTQIPVLGHAEGICHVYVDKSADPDKACNVVVDSKITYPAACNAAETLLWHKDLSEITKVQLLKALRDNAVELRVCPRTLELCQSAGIEAKAASLADFATEYSALTMSVKEVDSLEDAIDHIYKYGSDHTDSIVTEDDNCWQRFFAQLKSASIYLNASTRFADGFRYGFGAEVGISTGHLAPRGPVGLEGLLTYKYRLCGQGHGVAPYSAGQPFKHRRIVK
- the proB gene encoding glutamate 5-kinase — translated: MDRKELFNSANRIVIKLGTAVLMRDEGGIALSRFYSFVEGIAGLIKSGKEVLLVTSGAVGLGSRALKLTAKPKLLPLKQACAAIGQGRLMGLYNDAFEKSDVVAAQVLLTEEDFSNRHRYLNLRSTISQLLELKVLPIINENDTVSTAELETLKSEVDIKVNFGDNDKLSALVASKMDADLLIILTDVEGLYSADPRLPDAKLISLVDNFTAEIEQLGESKVVSDKPGRGGIKTKLAAAKIATQSGCAAIIAGGKLDRVVSRLASGEELGTLFLPKKGLSGKQRWIAFATTVKASIVINDGAREALTNRKASLLAAGITEVKGAFERGDVVSVEDTNGKEFARGIVNYNSNEARQALGQHSHALDSVAGRNYDAIITRDNIAFLDA